From the genome of Hathewaya histolytica, one region includes:
- a CDS encoding SpaA isopeptide-forming pilin-related protein, protein MGNVKSKLLASIMTFIFALTNIVGLFPTLEVHAGTAQLGIEIMTSNSEIMTDNYITFDIKYNVLDNSKLKEGDQIEIELTDNLKNLIPIYSKKHFKDMKKEGNKIILTIGSNPELFVQGFISLAGVATNTTTEITEGIVKVKTKDSETKANVSILPQVTTVPGEETRAVVKFSERSSDGGRYQQVAGDSGIMHPGCSEIDFIIEVNPKLGKLKNVIVSDFLPYETDLIEDSMEIMLNKGTNGHSNYEKVKDDEFIIFKDKRHFEIRFGDIDKEYRIKYKVRVKDSSHRFVNSGKVKYEEHNKPKSESSDFYVKPVNDAGALNAYKSVDKEVVGHNKQEQLVTYTIEFDGDKTFKKGEINLKDKLNKNVKYLDVIASPEFNTDYDPVTHTVSIKNSNGELQAGQRREVRIIVDFTNIKPGEIITNSVGSNTTVTKKKHIIKFKKIDSLTKNPLQGAIFKVMKKSGQNVIENIVTDENGIGQFEINTEGEYKLIEVKAPDNYEKSNKETLFTVDSSKVGEVFELPAVDNIPKIRDILIRKVDSKNTNKVLSGAKFEIRGLDDKKIGEIITNEKGVGEYKSIPLGDYKLVEIEAPRGYRINKDELKLKVSESDPSIIEYNISNDIVKGSVELTKVDENKQVLSGVEFELYKLLESKEEKVGDKYTTDVNGKIKVDDLEYGKYKFVEIKTLGGHVLDATPHNFEITQDGVNIKLQAINNRIRGNILVRKVDRDSNKVLAGAKFEIRDSNKNKVAEIVTDKNGIGEYKGLPYGDYKLVEVEAPKGYKVLEGEREIKVQENEKEISFTITNELIKGEVIVEKVDSENPNNKLVDAHFEIKNKSGKVVESIITGKDGIGHANLVPGEYTLIETKAPNGYKLDTNPRSFTVGEDVSKIVKLQVENTLQKGEVVVIKVDKDSNKKLIGAQFEIKDGTGKIVETIITDEGGTAKVILKPGKYILEEIKAPEGYILSDSKIEFEISAGEKSAITLTVENRLDTGEVIIKKVDSLDESKLLQGAEFEIRDNKGNLITTIKTGENGTASAVLVPGDYTLLETRAPRGYELSKEEKKFTIKKEQKVSKEIKVNNNIIKGNVVIKKADKENNFKLLSGAEFQIKNQHGEIVQTITTGENGKAKASLTPGKYTLVETKAPKGYKLSKETKDFEIVLGQTLELEIFFENQIEDGNLIINKVDSKDKRALEGAIFIIKNKQGEIVGTIITNKDGYAKISLKPGEYVFTEIEAPKGYEKSNKEEKVIIKPQEDTNIQFENNKIEIIEPNKPEEKEKPQYPKDSKDPKQPENKIGIPKVLNKILPKTGEEIPLLNYLAGILLMVLGVFIRKKK, encoded by the coding sequence ATGGGAAATGTAAAAAGTAAATTATTAGCATCAATTATGACATTTATTTTTGCTCTGACTAATATAGTAGGCTTATTTCCGACTTTAGAAGTACATGCAGGTACAGCACAGTTAGGTATAGAAATTATGACATCAAATAGTGAAATAATGACAGACAATTATATAACGTTTGATATAAAATATAATGTATTAGATAATAGTAAATTAAAAGAGGGAGATCAAATAGAAATTGAGTTAACAGATAATCTTAAAAATTTAATACCTATATATAGTAAGAAACATTTTAAAGATATGAAAAAGGAAGGAAATAAAATAATCCTTACTATTGGTTCTAACCCAGAGTTATTTGTTCAGGGATTTATAAGTTTAGCTGGTGTTGCAACAAATACAACAACAGAAATTACAGAAGGCATAGTTAAAGTTAAGACAAAGGATTCAGAAACTAAGGCTAATGTTTCTATATTGCCTCAAGTAACTACAGTACCAGGGGAAGAAACTAGAGCAGTTGTAAAGTTTTCTGAGCGGTCCAGTGATGGAGGACGGTATCAGCAGGTTGCTGGAGATAGTGGGATTATGCATCCAGGATGTAGTGAAATAGATTTTATTATAGAGGTAAATCCTAAGTTAGGTAAACTTAAAAATGTTATAGTTAGTGATTTTTTACCTTATGAAACTGATCTTATAGAAGATTCTATGGAGATTATGCTTAATAAAGGAACTAATGGACATAGTAATTATGAGAAAGTTAAGGATGATGAATTTATTATATTTAAGGATAAAAGACATTTTGAAATAAGATTTGGTGACATAGATAAAGAGTATAGGATTAAATATAAAGTTAGAGTAAAAGATTCTTCCCATAGATTTGTAAACTCAGGAAAAGTAAAATATGAAGAACATAATAAGCCTAAGAGTGAATCAAGCGACTTTTATGTAAAACCTGTAAATGATGCAGGGGCATTAAATGCATATAAAAGTGTAGATAAAGAAGTTGTTGGTCATAACAAACAGGAACAATTAGTTACCTATACAATTGAGTTTGATGGTGATAAGACATTTAAAAAAGGAGAAATAAATTTAAAGGACAAGCTGAATAAGAATGTTAAGTATTTAGATGTTATAGCAAGTCCAGAATTTAATACTGATTATGATCCAGTTACCCATACTGTTTCTATAAAAAATTCTAACGGAGAATTACAAGCAGGTCAAAGAAGAGAAGTTAGAATTATAGTTGATTTTACAAATATTAAACCAGGTGAGATTATTACAAATTCTGTTGGATCGAATACAACCGTTACAAAGAAAAAACATATAATAAAGTTTAAAAAGATAGATTCTTTAACTAAAAATCCATTACAAGGTGCTATTTTTAAAGTAATGAAGAAATCAGGACAAAACGTTATAGAGAACATAGTAACCGATGAAAATGGTATAGGACAATTTGAAATAAATACTGAAGGTGAATATAAACTTATAGAAGTTAAGGCACCAGATAACTATGAAAAATCAAATAAGGAAACACTTTTTACTGTGGATTCAAGTAAAGTTGGAGAGGTCTTTGAATTACCAGCGGTAGATAATATACCAAAGATAAGAGATATATTAATAAGAAAAGTTGATTCAAAGAATACTAATAAAGTTCTATCAGGAGCTAAATTTGAAATTAGAGGTTTGGATGATAAAAAGATAGGTGAAATCATAACAAATGAAAAAGGTGTTGGGGAATACAAAAGTATACCTTTAGGAGACTATAAGTTAGTAGAAATAGAAGCACCAAGGGGCTATAGAATTAATAAAGATGAATTAAAGTTAAAAGTATCAGAAAGTGATCCAAGTATAATTGAATATAATATTTCCAATGACATAGTTAAAGGTTCAGTAGAATTAACAAAGGTTGATGAAAATAAACAGGTACTAAGTGGAGTTGAATTTGAATTATATAAACTATTAGAATCAAAGGAAGAAAAAGTTGGAGATAAATATACAACAGATGTTAATGGAAAGATTAAAGTTGACGACCTAGAGTATGGAAAATATAAATTTGTAGAAATAAAAACTTTAGGTGGACATGTACTAGATGCTACGCCACATAATTTTGAAATTACTCAAGATGGAGTTAATATTAAATTACAAGCTATAAATAATCGGATAAGGGGTAACATTCTAGTACGGAAAGTAGATAGAGATTCAAATAAAGTATTAGCAGGAGCAAAATTTGAGATAAGGGACTCAAATAAAAACAAAGTAGCAGAAATAGTAACGGATAAAAATGGTATAGGAGAATATAAGGGATTACCATATGGAGATTATAAATTAGTAGAAGTAGAAGCACCAAAAGGATACAAGGTCCTTGAAGGTGAAAGGGAAATAAAAGTACAAGAAAATGAAAAAGAAATAAGTTTTACTATAACAAATGAATTGATAAAGGGAGAGGTTATAGTAGAGAAAGTTGACAGTGAAAATCCTAATAACAAGTTAGTAGATGCTCATTTTGAAATCAAAAACAAAAGTGGCAAGGTAGTAGAAAGTATAATAACAGGAAAAGATGGCATTGGACATGCAAATTTAGTGCCAGGAGAGTATACTTTAATAGAAACTAAAGCACCAAATGGTTATAAACTAGATACTAACCCAAGAAGCTTTACAGTTGGTGAAGATGTATCTAAAATTGTAAAGTTACAAGTAGAAAATACATTACAAAAAGGCGAAGTAGTTGTAATTAAAGTTGATAAAGATAGTAATAAGAAACTTATAGGTGCACAATTCGAAATTAAAGATGGAACTGGTAAAATTGTTGAGACTATAATAACAGATGAAGGTGGAACAGCAAAAGTAATCTTAAAACCTGGTAAATATATATTAGAAGAAATAAAGGCACCGGAAGGGTATATATTATCGGATTCAAAAATTGAGTTTGAAATTTCAGCGGGAGAAAAGTCTGCAATAACTTTAACAGTAGAGAATAGATTAGATACAGGAGAAGTTATAATTAAAAAGGTAGACAGTCTTGATGAGAGTAAACTTTTGCAAGGTGCGGAGTTTGAAATAAGAGATAATAAGGGAAATTTAATAACTACCATAAAAACAGGAGAAAATGGAACAGCTAGCGCAGTATTAGTACCAGGAGATTATACTTTATTAGAAACAAGGGCACCAAGAGGGTATGAATTATCAAAAGAAGAAAAGAAGTTTACTATTAAAAAAGAGCAAAAGGTTTCTAAGGAGATTAAAGTTAATAATAATATTATAAAAGGTAATGTTGTTATTAAAAAAGCAGACAAAGAAAACAACTTTAAATTATTAAGTGGAGCCGAATTTCAAATTAAAAATCAACATGGAGAAATAGTGCAAACTATAACTACAGGAGAAAATGGAAAAGCTAAGGCAAGTTTAACTCCTGGGAAATATACATTAGTGGAAACAAAAGCTCCAAAAGGTTATAAGCTATCCAAAGAAACTAAGGATTTTGAAATAGTATTAGGACAGACATTAGAACTAGAGATATTTTTTGAGAATCAAATAGAAGATGGTAACTTGATAATTAATAAGGTGGATAGTAAAGATAAAAGAGCTTTAGAGGGTGCTATATTTATTATTAAAAATAAACAAGGTGAGATTGTTGGAACTATAATAACGAACAAAGATGGATATGCGAAAATATCTTTAAAGCCTGGTGAATATGTATTTACTGAGATAGAGGCACCAAAAGGATATGAAAAATCAAATAAAGAGGAAAAAGTTATTATAAAACCTCAAGAAGATACTAATATTCAGTTTGAAAATAATAAAATAGAAATTATTGAGCCTAATAAACCAGAAGAAAAAGAAAAACCACAATATCCAAAAGATTCAAAAGATCCAAAGCAACCAGAAAATAAAATAGGAATTCCAAAGGTTTTGAATAAAATATTACCAAAGACAGGAGAAGAGATTCCATTGTTAAATTATTTAGCAGGAATATTGTTAATGGTTTTAGGAGTTTTTATAAGAAAGAAGAAGTAG
- a CDS encoding class D sortase, whose protein sequence is MKIRKKLSTVLIILGIFIIFFPKLQEKYYDYKQKQILKDIEIVENEPKTKDNTTKNIVKNETKGNNPILIIDKINLKQPILSGATKDNMAVSIATINPQKKAGDIGNYSIAGHRSYTYGRNFNRLGEVTENDIIKVVSGNSTFQYKITKKFLVKPDEVWVLDDTKDKKQITLVTCEPMYNPTHRMIIQGELF, encoded by the coding sequence ATGAAGATAAGAAAAAAACTTTCTACTGTATTAATTATTCTAGGTATCTTTATAATATTTTTTCCAAAACTACAAGAAAAATATTATGACTATAAACAAAAACAAATATTAAAAGATATAGAAATAGTAGAAAATGAGCCTAAAACTAAAGATAATACTACTAAAAATATAGTTAAAAACGAAACTAAAGGTAATAATCCTATTCTGATAATTGATAAAATAAATTTAAAACAGCCTATTTTATCTGGTGCCACAAAAGATAACATGGCAGTTTCTATCGCAACAATAAATCCCCAAAAAAAAGCTGGGGACATCGGAAACTATTCCATTGCAGGACATAGAAGTTATACTTACGGAAGAAATTTTAATAGACTAGGTGAAGTTACTGAAAATGATATTATAAAAGTAGTAAGTGGTAATAGTACATTTCAATACAAGATTACTAAAAAATTTTTAGTAAAACCTGATGAAGTATGGGTCTTAGATGATACAAAAGATAAAAAACAAATAACTTTAGTTACTTGTGAACCTATGTACAATCCCACCCATAGAATGATAATACAAGGTGAATTATTTTAG
- a CDS encoding replicative DNA helicase, with protein sequence MENTLKTLPYNIEAEQSVLGSMLKDKSAIAGAVETLKGEDFYKDSHKTIFNTVLALYQKDIPVDMITLLEELKSTSKIEESGGITYITEVNNSVISTANVNSYIKIVKDKAILRKLIKSSTEIIEECYENQNDVESVIDSAESKIFNIAENKSSSEFEPMSTVLERGFIQIEKIFNNKGQLNGTPSGFGELDSKTSGFQKGDMILIAARPSMGKTTFALNIAEYAALRADKSVAIFSLEMSKEQLAYKLLCSEANVDMLKLRTGDLDDRDWENIARASGPLSSAKIYIDDTAGTSVMEMRSKCRKLKMEHGIDLIVIDYLQLMSGTGRSESRQQEVSEISRSIKALAKEMECPVIALSQLSRAPEQRADHRPMLSDLRESGSIEQDADLVMFLYRDEYYNKETEDKNVAECIIAKQRNGPVGTVKLAWLGQYSKFGNLDITH encoded by the coding sequence ATGGAGAATACTCTAAAAACTCTTCCTTATAATATAGAAGCGGAACAATCAGTTTTAGGCTCTATGTTAAAGGATAAAAGTGCTATAGCTGGAGCTGTGGAGACACTTAAGGGAGAAGACTTTTATAAAGATAGCCATAAAACTATATTTAATACAGTACTCGCGTTATATCAAAAAGATATTCCAGTAGATATGATAACATTGTTAGAAGAGCTTAAGTCAACTTCTAAAATAGAGGAATCAGGCGGTATAACATATATAACAGAAGTAAATAATTCAGTTATTTCAACTGCAAATGTTAATTCATATATAAAGATAGTAAAAGATAAAGCAATCCTAAGAAAGCTTATAAAATCTTCTACAGAAATAATAGAAGAATGCTATGAAAATCAGAATGATGTGGAGTCAGTTATAGATAGTGCAGAAAGTAAAATCTTTAATATAGCTGAGAATAAAAGTTCTAGTGAATTTGAACCTATGAGTACGGTCCTAGAACGAGGTTTTATTCAAATTGAAAAAATATTTAATAATAAAGGACAGTTAAATGGTACCCCATCGGGATTTGGAGAGCTTGATTCAAAGACATCTGGTTTTCAAAAAGGTGATATGATACTTATAGCAGCAAGGCCCTCTATGGGGAAAACTACCTTTGCGTTAAATATTGCAGAGTATGCCGCTTTAAGAGCTGATAAAAGTGTAGCTATATTCTCTCTTGAAATGTCAAAAGAACAGTTAGCTTATAAATTGTTATGTTCAGAAGCAAATGTTGATATGCTTAAACTTAGAACAGGGGATTTAGATGATAGAGATTGGGAAAATATAGCTAGAGCATCAGGACCGTTATCTTCAGCTAAAATATATATTGATGATACTGCAGGTACATCTGTAATGGAAATGAGGTCTAAGTGTAGAAAACTTAAAATGGAACATGGAATAGACCTTATAGTTATAGATTACTTGCAATTGATGTCTGGTACAGGGCGTAGTGAAAGTAGACAGCAAGAGGTATCTGAAATATCAAGATCTATAAAAGCTTTAGCAAAAGAGATGGAATGTCCAGTAATAGCCTTATCACAGCTATCTCGTGCTCCTGAACAAAGAGCGGATCATAGACCAATGCTTTCTGACCTTAGAGAATCTGGATCCATAGAACAGGATGCCGATCTTGTTATGTTTTTATATAGAGATGAATATTATAACAAGGAAACTGAAGATAAAAACGTAGCAGAATGTATAATAGCAAAGCAAAGAAATGGTCCAGTTGGTACAGTGAAGCTCGCTTGGCTTGGACAATATAGTAAGTTTGGTAATCTTGACATAACACATTAA
- the lonC gene encoding Lon family ATP-dependent protease, producing the protein MNKNSVKNLAESLEEDVISIEVQVELLYHITKKVLTEGVMETRIVKFNLRKHVNSDNIYKRVFALSKIIGNGKGISSIPTEKNIYQVLDKINDQLVDEVAKRYVQNKLEIEVEQVLMEKQEKYMEEVKLGIIRKKKGPENAKTLKKYAELEKLDTKKIINNIQSKLRPSNFEEIVGQERAIKALLSKIASPYPQHIILYGPPGVGKTTAARIALEEAKKLGYTPYDKDSKFVEVDGTTLRWDPREITNPLLGSVHDPIYQGSKRDLAEIGVPEPKPGLVTEAHGGILFIDEIGELDSILQNKLLKVLEDKRVEFSSSYYDPDDENIPKYIKYLFEHGAPADFVLIGATTREPHEINPALRSRCTEVYFEPLTNKDIEKIVLNAAEKINAKLEDDVARAISKYTIEGRKAVNILSDVYGYVLYNKSLNPENTLDISMKDLEEVISISRLNSLDRLSDKEDKEIGHIYGLGVSGYLGSTIEIEAVAFPARENGKGIVRFNDTAGSMAKDSVFNAATVIRKVTDKDIKDYDIHVNVVGGGNIDGPSAGAAITICIISALLGKAIRQDIAITGEISLRGKVKPVGGIFEKVYGARRKGINLVIVPKENEKEVPIGLKDIEVKTVETIDEIINLVF; encoded by the coding sequence TTGAATAAAAATAGTGTAAAAAATTTAGCAGAAAGTTTAGAAGAGGATGTTATATCTATAGAGGTTCAAGTAGAACTTCTATACCATATAACAAAAAAAGTTTTAACAGAAGGGGTTATGGAAACCCGTATAGTGAAATTTAACCTTAGAAAGCATGTAAATAGTGATAATATATACAAAAGGGTATTTGCTTTAAGTAAGATAATTGGAAATGGAAAAGGGATAAGTTCTATACCAACAGAAAAAAATATATATCAAGTTTTAGATAAAATAAATGACCAATTAGTTGATGAAGTTGCAAAGAGATATGTACAAAACAAATTAGAAATTGAAGTTGAACAAGTGTTAATGGAAAAGCAAGAAAAGTATATGGAAGAAGTTAAACTTGGTATTATAAGAAAGAAAAAAGGACCAGAGAATGCAAAAACTTTAAAGAAATATGCTGAGCTTGAAAAATTAGATACAAAAAAAATAATAAATAATATTCAAAGTAAGCTAAGACCTTCTAATTTTGAAGAAATAGTGGGACAAGAAAGAGCAATAAAAGCATTACTTTCTAAAATAGCATCTCCATATCCTCAACACATTATATTATATGGACCTCCTGGCGTAGGTAAAACTACAGCTGCGAGAATAGCTTTAGAAGAAGCTAAAAAGTTAGGTTATACTCCTTATGATAAAGATTCAAAGTTTGTTGAAGTTGATGGGACAACCTTAAGATGGGATCCAAGAGAAATAACTAATCCCCTTTTAGGTTCGGTACATGATCCTATATATCAAGGTTCTAAAAGAGATCTTGCAGAAATTGGAGTGCCAGAGCCTAAGCCAGGATTAGTTACAGAAGCGCATGGAGGAATATTATTTATTGATGAGATAGGAGAGCTAGATTCTATACTTCAAAATAAACTTTTAAAAGTTTTAGAAGATAAAAGAGTAGAATTTTCATCATCTTATTATGATCCAGACGATGAAAATATACCTAAATATATAAAATATTTATTTGAACATGGAGCACCAGCAGATTTTGTTTTAATAGGAGCAACTACAAGAGAACCACATGAAATAAATCCTGCTTTAAGATCAAGATGTACGGAAGTTTATTTTGAACCATTAACCAATAAAGATATAGAGAAGATAGTACTAAATGCAGCAGAGAAAATAAATGCAAAACTTGAGGATGATGTTGCGAGAGCTATAAGTAAATATACCATTGAAGGAAGAAAAGCTGTAAATATATTATCAGATGTATATGGTTATGTACTTTATAATAAAAGCTTAAATCCTGAAAACACCTTAGATATAAGCATGAAAGACCTTGAAGAAGTTATTTCTATAAGTAGATTAAACTCTTTAGATAGGTTATCTGATAAAGAGGATAAAGAAATAGGACATATATATGGGTTAGGGGTATCCGGATATCTAGGATCAACTATAGAAATAGAAGCAGTTGCTTTCCCAGCAAGAGAAAATGGAAAAGGAATTGTTAGATTTAATGATACAGCAGGCTCTATGGCAAAAGATTCTGTATTTAATGCAGCTACAGTAATTAGAAAAGTAACTGATAAAGATATAAAGGATTATGATATACATGTAAATGTAGTAGGTGGAGGAAATATTGATGGGCCATCTGCTGGTGCTGCAATAACTATTTGTATAATCAGTGCACTTTTAGGAAAAGCTATTAGACAAGATATAGCAATTACTGGTGAAATATCCTTAAGAGGGAAAGTAAAACCTGTTGGTGGTATTTTTGAAAAAGTATATGGAGCTAGAAGAAAAGGAATAAATCTTGTTATAGTTCCAAAGGAAAATGAAAAGGAAGTACCTATTGGACTTAAAGATATAGAAGTAAAAACTGTGGAGACTATAGATGAAATAATTAATTTAGTTTTTTAA
- the rplI gene encoding 50S ribosomal protein L9, with product MKVILLKDVKGQGKKGQVVNVSDGYARNFLFPRNLAEEATNNNLNILNKKNEIERKKKLAEIEEAQKQAEALKDKEIRINAKLGDNGKLFGAITNKDIAEQLKNKFNLDIDKKKIVMDTIKLAGTYEIEVKLYAEVSTRMKVVVLGE from the coding sequence ATGAAAGTTATATTATTAAAAGATGTTAAAGGTCAAGGGAAAAAAGGGCAAGTTGTTAATGTATCAGATGGTTATGCAAGGAATTTCTTATTTCCAAGAAATCTTGCAGAAGAGGCTACTAATAATAACTTAAATATTCTAAATAAGAAGAATGAAATAGAGAGAAAGAAAAAGTTAGCAGAGATTGAAGAGGCACAAAAACAAGCAGAAGCTTTAAAAGATAAAGAAATAAGGATTAATGCAAAATTAGGAGACAATGGTAAATTGTTTGGGGCTATAACGAATAAAGATATAGCAGAACAATTAAAGAATAAATTTAATCTAGATATTGATAAGAAAAAAATTGTTATGGATACTATAAAACTGGCGGGGACTTATGAAATTGAAGTGAAGCTTTATGCGGAAGTTTCAACTAGGATGAAAGTAGTGGTTCTTGGCGAGTAA
- a CDS encoding DHH family phosphoesterase, protein MEKKKNYFLPINKLYIALIGIVIVILFYYGHNEEATVLTICYVFIIIYNLKKSKHTENQWEKVVKAFSDKMDVANSSTFVNLPLPLIMANYEGIILWHNKNLSDILEDKNVLGRNIKELNKELNVRFVMEGRKSNFSYIKIGERYFDIIATIVYSDNNKQQEDAITLFYFYDVTEKHNLYISSEENKYSIMLIEVDNLNDVLKSTSDDQAPLLAADIERTLNSYAQSLSAVIKKYSLSKYILTIQDKLIEKEIEKKFDILDTIRELNYGNKLAVTLSVGVGRGGDTPQKNHEYAQSAKELSLGRGGDQVVVKRKDNLDFFGGKTKEVEKRTKVKARVIAHALVDLIRESTNIFIMGHKSADIDCLGAAVGIYSTVKQIGKDCNIVMENFNPSIKEIVSELKKEEKYKGAFISSELCLDMTDDKSLLIIVDVHNEGHVESMEVINSIKRIVVIDHHRKAPDYVKDTLLSYIETYASSTSELVTEMLPYLVDKPELKKIEAMTMLSGIYLDTKNFYFKTGVRTFEAAAVLRRLGADTLSVKKMFKENLEDFIKKADIIKSAEILSNIAIAICPEDMEDNVIAAQVADELLNITGVHASFVFVKIEEDIYISGRSLEVVNVQVILESLGGGGHMTMAGAKLAKTNMDDAVNMLKEAISKYLREGE, encoded by the coding sequence ATGGAGAAAAAAAAGAATTATTTTTTGCCTATAAATAAACTTTATATAGCTTTAATAGGTATAGTAATAGTAATACTTTTTTATTATGGTCACAATGAAGAAGCTACAGTACTTACTATATGCTACGTTTTTATTATTATATATAATCTAAAAAAATCTAAGCATACAGAAAATCAATGGGAAAAGGTTGTAAAAGCTTTTTCAGACAAAATGGATGTTGCAAATAGTAGTACCTTTGTAAATTTGCCACTTCCACTAATTATGGCAAATTATGAAGGGATTATACTATGGCATAATAAAAACCTTTCGGATATATTAGAAGATAAAAATGTACTTGGCAGAAATATAAAAGAATTAAACAAAGAATTGAATGTAAGGTTTGTTATGGAAGGTAGAAAATCTAATTTTTCTTATATTAAAATAGGAGAAAGATATTTTGATATTATTGCAACTATAGTATATTCTGATAATAATAAGCAACAAGAGGATGCCATAACCTTGTTTTACTTTTATGATGTTACAGAAAAACATAATTTATATATAAGTTCTGAGGAAAATAAGTACAGTATAATGTTAATTGAAGTTGATAATTTAAACGATGTTCTAAAATCCACATCTGATGATCAGGCACCTTTACTTGCTGCTGACATAGAGAGAACTTTAAATAGTTACGCACAAAGTTTGAGTGCTGTAATAAAAAAATATTCTCTAAGTAAGTATATTTTAACTATACAAGATAAACTTATTGAAAAAGAAATTGAAAAAAAGTTTGATATATTAGATACTATACGTGAATTAAACTATGGAAATAAACTTGCAGTGACTTTAAGTGTAGGGGTTGGAAGAGGTGGAGATACCCCGCAGAAAAACCATGAATATGCACAATCTGCAAAAGAATTGTCACTAGGTAGGGGAGGAGATCAGGTTGTTGTAAAGAGAAAAGATAACTTAGATTTCTTCGGTGGGAAAACTAAAGAAGTAGAAAAGAGAACTAAGGTTAAAGCAAGAGTTATAGCACATGCACTAGTTGATTTAATACGTGAGAGTACAAATATATTTATTATGGGTCATAAAAGTGCCGATATTGATTGCTTAGGAGCCGCTGTTGGTATATATAGTACAGTAAAACAAATAGGTAAAGATTGTAATATAGTTATGGAAAATTTTAATCCTAGTATAAAAGAAATAGTTAGTGAACTTAAGAAAGAGGAAAAATATAAAGGTGCTTTTATAAGTAGTGAACTATGCTTAGATATGACCGATGATAAAAGTCTTTTAATTATAGTAGATGTCCATAATGAAGGACATGTAGAGAGCATGGAGGTTATTAATAGTATAAAAAGAATAGTGGTAATAGACCATCATAGGAAGGCGCCTGACTATGTAAAGGATACACTTTTAAGTTATATAGAAACCTACGCCTCTTCTACATCTGAGTTAGTTACAGAAATGTTGCCATACCTTGTAGATAAGCCAGAACTTAAAAAGATTGAGGCTATGACTATGCTTTCTGGAATTTATTTAGATACTAAGAATTTCTACTTTAAAACAGGGGTTAGAACTTTTGAAGCAGCAGCTGTGTTAAGAAGATTAGGGGCAGATACTTTATCTGTTAAAAAAATGTTTAAGGAAAATCTAGAAGATTTTATAAAGAAAGCTGATATAATAAAGTCAGCAGAGATATTGAGTAATATAGCCATAGCTATATGTCCTGAGGATATGGAAGACAATGTTATAGCTGCCCAAGTTGCAGATGAACTTCTAAATATTACAGGTGTTCATGCATCCTTTGTGTTTGTTAAAATAGAGGAGGATATTTATATAAGTGGACGATCTTTAGAAGTTGTAAATGTTCAAGTCATTCTTGAAAGTTTGGGTGGTGGAGGACATATGACCATGGCTGGTGCTAAACTTGCTAAAACAAATATGGATGATGCTGTGAATATGCTTAAAGAAGCAATAAGCAAATATTTAAGGGAAGGTGAATAA